A single window of Gopherus flavomarginatus isolate rGopFla2 chromosome 15, rGopFla2.mat.asm, whole genome shotgun sequence DNA harbors:
- the POLE gene encoding DNA polymerase epsilon catalytic subunit A produces the protein MLSSALIGGSLTMDDEGPSKKTVNQMDNIVDMREYDVPYHIRLSIDLKIHVAHWYNVRYRGSIYPPEITRRDDLVERPDPVVLAFDIETTKLPLKFPDAETDQIMMISYMIDGQGYLITNREIVSEDIEDFEFTPKPEYEGPFCVFNEPDEAHLIQRWFEHVQETKPTIMVTYNGDFFDWPFVEARAAVHGMNMYQEIGFQKDSQGEYKASQCIHMDCLRWVKRDSYLPVGSHNLKAAAKAKLGYDPVELDPEEMCRMATEEPQTLATYSVSDAVATYYMYMKYVHPFIFALCTIIPMEPDEVLRKGSGTLCEALLMVQAYHANIIFPNKQEQEFNKLTEDGHVLDSETYVGGHVEALESGVFRSDIPCRFKMNPVAFDFLLQRVEKTLRHAIEEEEGLPLDQVTNFQEVCDEIKVKLNSLKDIPNRIECPLIYHLDVGAMYPNIILTNRLQPSAMVDEATCAACDFNKPGANCQRRMTWQWRGEFMPASRSEYHRIQQQLESEKLPPLYPDGPPRAFHELSREEQAKFEKKRLADYCRKAYKKLHVTKVEERITTICQRENSFYVDTVRAFRDRRYEFKGLHKVWKKKLSAATEMGDATEVKRCKNMEILYDSLQLAHKCILNSFYGYVMRKGARWYSMEMAGIVCFTGANIITQARELIEQIGRPLELDTDGIWCVLPNSFPENFVIKSTNAKKPKVTISYPGAMLNILVKEGFTNDQYQELVDPASLTYITRSENSIFFEVDGPYLAMILPASKEEGKKLKKRYAVFNEDGSLAELKGFEVKRRGELQLVKIFQSSVFESFLKGTTLEEVYASVAKVADYWLDVLYSKAANMPDSELFELISENRSMSRKLEDYGEQKSTSISTAKRLAEFLGDQMVKDAGLSCRFIISKKPEGSPVTERAIPLAIFQAELTVRKHYLRKWLKSPSLQDFNIRTILDWDYYIERLGSTIQKIITIPAALQQVKNPVPRVRHPDWLHKKLLEKNDVYKQKKINELFTSEGKRQVTANQPQEGTPCTQVADMEDFGASKPVQPSVPIASKRKRVLVTGESQEMSQNLELTQSWREILGPPPPTGTTKEERLAWLRYHKKKWELQARQRQARQKKRRLEDGEVVLGGGVIRDGSSKGLSSYLRRTARSILDLPWQIVQVAETSQPGLFRLWAVIGSDLHCMKLSIPRVFYINQRVAKPEEGATYRKVNRVLPRSNLLYNLYEYSVPEDMYQEHINEINAGLSAPDIEGVYETQVPLLLRALIHLGCVCMVSRQLVRHLTGREAETFALEHLEMRSLAQFSYLEPGSIRHIYLYHNSQGSKALFGLFVPSQRKASVFVLDTVRSNQMPNLTNLYSSERSAMLEKVGGELLPPDKHTFEVRAETDLKTVSRAIQRLLLGYKDERRGPTLIAVQSNWDVKRLVSVIPVFEEFPLVPMRVTDDISYAVLDWQRHAARRMIRHYLNLDTCLSQAFEMSRYYHIPIGNLPDDISTFGSDLFFSRHLRRHNHLLWLSPTARPDLGGKEADDNRLVMEFDDRASVEINNPGCYSTVCLELDIQSLAVNTILQSHHINDMEGASSMSISFDVIQQASLEDMVTGNQAASIPASYDETALCSNTFRILKSMVVGWVKEITQYHNVYADNQVIHFYRWLRSPASLLHDPALHRTLHNMMKKLFLQLVAEFKRLGSSVVYANFNRIILCTKKRRIEDAIAYVEYITNSIHSKEIFHSLTISFSRCWEFLLWMDPANYGGIKGRVPSGETGTSKRQAGAEEGSEDEEEEAEEEEEPGEASVEDLLENNWNIVQYLPQAASCQNYFLMIVSAYIVAVYHSMKEEMRRSAPGSTPVRRKPSSQASQEVVGEVGTMPGVITFSQDYVSNELTQSFFTITQKIQKKVTGSRHATLPSDMFPALPGSYLPLNNPALEFIKYVCKVLSLDANITNQVNKLKRDLLRLVDVGEFSEEAQFRDPCRSYVLSEVICRNCNFCRDLDLCKDPSPCQDATVPPSWVCSNCQAEYERSSIEAALVEALQKKLMAFMLQDLVCVKCKGVKETHMPIYCTCAGDFTLLIQTKAFVEQINVFRSIARHYSMAHLLETIEWLLQLNPQLR, from the exons ATGCTGTCCAG TGCTCTGATCGGTGGCAGCCTGACCATGGATGATGAGGGGCCCTCGAAGAAGACTGTCAACCAGATGGACAACATAGTGGACATGCGGGAGTACGATGTGCCGTACCACATTCGCCTGTCCATCGACCTGAAGATTCATGTG GCTCATTGGTACAATGTCCGTTATCGGGGCAGCATCTACCCTCCGGAAATCACTCGCCGAGACGACCTGGTGGAGCGACCG GATCCTGTTGTACTGGCCTTTGACATTGAAACCACCAAGCTCCCCCTGAAGTTCCCTGATGCAGAGACAGACCAGATCATGATGATCTCCTACATGATTGATGGCCAG GGCTACCTGATCACAAACAGGGAGATCGTCTCTGAGGATATTGAAGATTTTGAGTTTACTCCGAAGCCGGAGTACGAGGGTCCCTTTTGCGTCTTCAACGAGCCGGATGAG GCCCATTTAATCCAGAGGTGGTTTGAACATGTCCAGGAGACCAAACCCACCATCATGGTCACTTACAATGGGGACTTCTTTGACTG GCCCTTTGTGGAAGCCAGAGCAGCAGTGCATGGAATGAATATGTACCAAGAGATCGGATTCCAGAAGGACAGCCAAGGGGAGTACAAAGCCTCCCAGTGCATCCACATGGACTGTCTAAG GTGGGTGAAGAGAGACAGTTACCTCCCCGTGGGAAGCCACAACCTGAAAGCAGCAGCCAAAGCAAAGCTGGGTTACGACCCAGTGGAGCTGGACCCCGAAGAGATGTGCCGGATGGCTACAGAAGAGCCTCAG ACGCTGGCCACTTACTCGGTGTCTGATGCTGTTGCTACCTACTACATGTACATGAAGTACGTGCACCCGTTCATCTTCGCCCTGTGCACCATCATCCCTATGGAGCCCGACGAG GTGCTACGGAAAGGCTCAGGGACGCTGTGCGAGGCGCTGCTCATGGTCCAGGCCTATCACGCCAACATCATCTTCCCCAATAAGCAGGAGCAGGAGTTCAACAAGCTCACAGAGGATGGGCATGTGCTAGACTCGGAGACCTATGTCGGGGGCCATGTGGAGGCGCTAGAGTCAGGGGTCTTCCGCAGCGACATCCCCTGCCGCTTTAAAATG AACCCTGTTGCCTTCGACTTTCTGCTGCAGCGCGTGGAGAAGACCCTCCGGCATGCCATCGAGGAGGAGGAAGGTTTGCCACTGGATCAAGTCACCAACTTCCAGGAG GTGTGTGATGAAATCAAAGTCAAGCTGAACTCCCTGAAGGACATTCCTAACCGGATCGAGTGTCCTCTCATCTACCATCTAGATGTGGGGGCCATGTACCCCAACATCATCCTTACAAACAGGCTGCAG ccctcgGCAATGGTGGATGAGGCCACATGCGCTGCCTGTGACTTTAACAAGCCAGGTGCCAATTGCCAGCGCCGGATGACCTGGCAGTGGAGAGGGGAATTCA TGCCCGCGAGCCGCAGCGAGTACCACCgcatccagcagcagctggagtcaGAGAAGCTGCCCCCGCTCTACCCGGACGGCCCGCCTCGTGCTTTTCACGAGCTGTCCCGTGAGGAACAGGCCAAGTTTGAGAAGAAGCGACTGGCGG ATTACTGCCGCAAGGCCTATAAGAAGCTGCACGTCACCAAGGTGGAGGAGCGCATCACCACCATCTGCCAGCGGGAGAACTCATTCTACGTGGACACCGTGCGAGCCTTCAGAGACCGTCGCTACGAGTTCAAGGGCTTGCACAAG gtGTGGAAGAAGAAGCTGTCTGCTGCCACAGAGATGGGAGATGCCACCGAAGTGAAACGCTGCAAGAACATGGAGATCCTGTACGACTCCTTGCAGCTGGCACATAAGTGTATCCTCAACTCCTTCTACGGCTATGTGATGCGCAAAGG GGCCCGCTGGTACTCCATGGAGATGGCCGGGATTGTCTGCTTCACTGGGGCAAACATCATCACCCAAGCCAGGGAGCTGATCGAGCAGATTGG gaggccgctggagctggacaCAGACGGAATCTGGTGCGTCCTTCCCAACAGCTTCCCAGAAAACTTTGTCATCAAATCTACCAATGCAAAGAAGCCCAAGGTGACAATCTCCTATCCTGGTGCCATGCTGAACATCCTGGTGAAG GAAGGCTTCACGAATGATCAGTACCAGGAGCTTGTGGACCCAGCTTCGCTCACCTACATTACCCGCTCAGAGAACAGCATCTTCTTTGAAGTGGACGGGCCGTACCTGGCCATGATCCTCCCAGCCTCCAAGGAGGAGGGCAAGAAACTGAAGAAACG GTACGCGGTGTTCAATGAGGACGGATCCCTGGCTGAGCTGAAGGGGTTTGAAGTGAAGCGGCGTGGGGAGCTGCAGCTAGTTAAGATCTTCCAGTCGTCAGTGTTCGAGTCCTTCCTGAAGGGCACCACGCTGGAGGAGGTCTACGCCTCCGTGGCCAAGGTGGCCGACTACTGGCTGGATGTGCTTTACAGCAAG GCTGCCAACATGCCAGACTCTGAGTTATTTGAGTTGATTTCCGAGAACCGCTCCATGTCCCGCAAGCTGGAGGATTATGGGGAGCAGAAATCCACCTCCATCAGCACGGCCAAGCGCCTGGCCGAGTTCCTGGGGGATCAGATGGTGAAGGATGCTGGGTTGAGCTGTCGATTCATCATCTCCAAGAAACCGGAAGGGTCCCCTGTTACCGAGAG GGCCATCCCGCTGGCCATCTTCCAAGCCGAACTCACCGTGCGGAAGCACTACCTCCGGAAATGGCTGAAGAGCCCATCCCTGCAGGACTTCAACATCCGGACG ATCCTGGACTGGGACTACTACATCGAGAGACTAGGCAGCACCATCCAGAAGATCATCACCATCCCTGCAGCACTGCAGCAG GTGAAGAACCCTGTGCCCCGCGTCCGACACCCAGACTGGCTGCACAAGAAGCTCCTGGAGAAGAACGACGTGTACAAGCAGAAGAAAATCAACGAGCTGTTTACTAGTGAAGGCAAGAGACAG GTCACTGCCAACCAGCCTCAGGAGGGCACCCCCTGCACACAGGTTGCCGACATGGAGGATTTTGGGGCTTCCAAGCCCGTGCAGCCGTCGGTTCCTATCGCCAGTAAGCGCAAGCGGGTCCTGGTGACAGGGGAGAGCCAGGAGATGTCTCAGAACCTGGAGCTGACCCAGTCCTGGCGGGAGATCCTGGGCCCGCCCCCGCCCACTGGCACCACCAAG GAGGAGCGCCTGGCCTGGCTCCGGTACCACAAGAAgaagtgggagctgcaggcgcgGCAGCGCCAGGCCCGCCAGAAGAAGCGGCGGCTGGAGGATGGTGAggtggtgctgggtgggggcgTGATCCGGGATGGGTCCTCCAAGGGGCTCAGCAGCTACCTGCGCAGGACAGCGCGCAGCATCTTGGACCTGCCCTGGCAGATCGTGCAG GTTGCTGAGACCAGCCAGCCAGGCCTGTTCAGGCTGTGGGCCGTCATCGGGAGCGACCTGCACTGCATGAAGCTGAGCATCCCACGTGTCTTCTACATCAACCAGCGGGTGGCCAAGCCAGAGGAGGGAGCCACCTACCGGAAG GTGAACAGAGTCCTGCCCCGCTCGAATCTCCTCTACAACCTGTACGAGTATTCCGTCCCCGAGGACATGTATCAAGAGCACATCAACGAGATCAACGCCGGCCTGTCTGCCCCGGACATAGAGGGAGTGTACGAGACTCAG gtgCCATTACTGCTGCGCGCTTTGATCCACCTGGGCTGCGTGTGCATGGTCAGCAGGCAGCTAGTCAGGCACCTCACTGGCCGCGAGGCTGAAACCTTTGCCCTGGAGCACCTGGAGATGCGCTCGCTGGCCCAGTTCAGCTACCTAGAGCCAG GGAGCATCCGGCACATCTATCTCTATCACAACTCCCAGGGCAGCAAGGCGCTCTTTGGCCTCTTCGTCCCATCGCAGCGCAAGGCCTCTGTCTTCGTGCTGGACACG GTGCGCAGTAACCAGATGCCAAACCTCACCAACCTGTACTCATCAGAGCGCAGCGCCATGCTGGAGAAGGTGGGCGGAGAGCTGCTCCCTCCGGACAAGCACACCTTCGAAGTGCGAGCCGAGACCGACCTCAAGACAGTTTCCAGAGCCATCCAGCGCCTGCTGCTGGGCTACAAG GACGAGCGCAGGGGCCCTACGCTGATCGCTGTGCAGTCCAACTGGGACGTGAAGCGGCTGGTGAGCGTGATTCCTGTCTTCGAAGAGTTCCCCTTGGTTCCCATGCGGGTGACAGATGACATCAGCTATGCCGTCCTGGACTGGCAGCGCCATGCTGCCCGTCGCATGATCCGCCACTACCTCAACCTGGACACCTGCCTGTCACAGGCCTTCGAGATGAGCAG gtACTATCATATCCCCATCGGGAACCTCCCCGACGACATCTCCACCTTCGGCTCCGACCTCTTCTTCTCGCGCCACCTGCGTCGCCACAACCATCTGCTGTGGCTCTCCCCCACGGCCCGCCCGGACCTCGGGGGCAAGGAGGCGGACGACAACCGGCTGGTCATGGAGTTCGACGACAGAGCCTCGGTGGAGATCAACAACCCAGGCTGCTATTCCACCG TGTGCCTGGAGCTGGACATCCAGAGCCTGGCTGTGAACACCATCCTGCAGTCCCATCACATCAACGACATGGAGGGAGCCTCCAGCATGAGCATCAGCTTCGACGTGATCCAGCAGGCATCTCTCGAGGACATGGTGACAGGGAACCAGGCCGCCAGCATCCCAGCCAGCTACGACGAGACCGCCCTCTGCTCCAACACATTCAG GATCCTGAAGAGCATGGTGGTGGGCTGGGTGAAGGAGATCACGCAGTACCACAACGTCTATGCTGACAACCAGGTGATCCACTTCTACCGCTGGCTCCGCTCGCCCGCCTCGCTGCTGCACGACCCGGCGCTGCACCGCACCCTGCACAACATGATGAAGAAGCTCTTcctgca GTTGGTGGCCGAGTTCAAGCGACTCGGCTCTTCCGTGGTTTATGCCAACTTCAACCGCATCATCCTATGCACCAAGAAACGGCGCATCGAGGACGCCATTGCCTACGTGGAGTACATCACGAACAG CATCCACTCGAAGGAGATCTTCCACTCCCTGACCATTTCCTTCTCCCGCTGCTGGGAGTTCCTGCTCTGGATGGACCCGGCTAACTACGGGGGCATCAAGGGGAGAGTGCCCTCTGGGGAG ACGGGCACCAGCAAAAGGCAAGCGGGTGCTGAGGAGGGCAgtgaggatgaagaggaggaggctgaggaggaggaagagccggGAGAGGCCAGTGTGGAGGATTTGCTGGAGAACAACTGGAACATTGTGCAGTACCTGCCCCAGGCAGCCTCCTGCCAGAACTACTTCCTCATGATCGTGTCGG CCTACATCGTCGCCGTGTACCACAGCATGAAGGAGGAGATGCGGCGCAGCGCCCCCGGGAGCACGCCTGTCAGGAGGaagcccagcagccaggcctcccAAGAGGTTGTGGGCGAGGTGGGCACTATGCCTG gtgTGATCACCTTCTCGCAGGACTACGTCTCCAATGAGCTCACCCAGAGCTTCTTCACCATCACCCAGAAGATCCAGAAGAAGGTGACTGGCTCCCGCCATGCCACTCTGCCCTCGGACATGTTCCCAGCGCTGCCCGGCTCCTACCTACCGCTCAACAACCCGGCGCTGGAGTTCATTAAATACGTCTGCAAG GTGCTGTCTCTGGATGCCAACATAACCAATCAGGTGAACAAgctgaagcgggacctgctgcgCCTGGTGGACGTGGGTGAGTTCTCGGAGGAGGCCCAGTTCCGGGACCCCTGCCGTTCCTACGTGCTCTCAGAGGTGATCTGCCGCAACTGCAACTTCTGCAGGG
- the LOC127034949 gene encoding DNA polymerase epsilon catalytic subunit A-like has translation MVLRNSGRRRAEPAGGDPDTPRDDGSGLSALKRLERSQRTDRLDAQFGFERPKEPGEQTGWLINMHPTEILDDDKRLVSSVDYYFIQEDGSRFKVALPYKPYFYIATRKGCEREVSSFLSKKYQGKIAKLETVPKEDLDLVSSYSACCPVAGGLYSSNGGRAYKSEESGMQPGLYGSVLLVLYMAHTRRRAWTLIRGNNVDS, from the exons ATGGTGCTGAGGAACAGCGGGCGGCGCCGCGCGGAGCCCGCGGGCGGGGACCCCGACACCCCCCG GGACGATGGCTCCGGGCTCTCCGCCCTCAAGCGCCTGGAGCGCAGCCAGCGGACCGACCGGCTGGACGCGCAGTTCGGGTTCGAGCGGCCCAAGGAGCCGGGGGAGCAGACGGGCTGGCTGATCAACATGCACCCG ACAGAGATTTTGGACGATGACAAGCGCTTGGTCAGCAGCGTGGATTATTACTTCATCCAGGAGGATGGGAGCAGGTTTAAG GTGGCCTTGCCCTATAAACCCTACTTCTACATTGCAACCCGGAAG GGCTGCGAGCGGGAAGTGTCCTCCTTCCTCTCCAAGAAGTACCAGGGGAAAATTGCCAAGCTGGAAACGGTTCCCAAAGAGGATCTGGACTTGGTGAGTAGCTACTCTGCCTGCTGCCCAGTTGCTGGCGGTTTGTACAGCTCTAATGGGGGAAGGGCATACAAGTCGGAGGAGAGTGGGATGCAGCCCGGTCTGTATGGCTCTGTCCTTCTAGTTCTGTATATGGCTCATACCAGGCGTAGGGCCTGGACATTGATCAGGGGAAATAATGTTGACTCTTGA